Proteins encoded by one window of Halomonas sp. SH5A2:
- a CDS encoding DNA polymerase III subunit chi, with protein MARIDFYILPDTTLDARLQFACKLAETIWRKGYRLHLHCEDKALAEQADEALWGFRDDAYLPHALEDSDMAESVPITLGWQQLPVPSTETALLNLHPDIPEGIERYARIAEIINQHQQVLVAKRACWQRYKELGHEVVPHMLG; from the coding sequence ATGGCGCGTATCGACTTTTATATCCTGCCGGACACAACGCTGGATGCCCGCCTCCAGTTTGCCTGCAAGCTGGCCGAGACTATCTGGCGTAAAGGCTATCGCCTGCATTTGCACTGCGAAGATAAAGCCCTGGCCGAACAGGCCGACGAGGCCCTGTGGGGCTTCCGCGATGACGCCTACCTACCCCACGCGCTGGAAGACAGCGACATGGCCGAAAGCGTGCCGATCACGCTCGGCTGGCAGCAGTTACCGGTGCCCTCGACAGAGACCGCCCTGCTAAATCTGCACCCGGATATTCCCGAAGGCATTGAGCGCTACGCCCGAATCGCCGAGATTATTAACCAGCACCAGCAGGTGCTGGTCGCCAAGCGCGCCTGCTGGCAGCGCTATAAAGAACTCGGCCATGAGGTCGTGCCGCATATGTTGGGGTAA
- a CDS encoding branched-chain amino acid aminotransferase, with translation MPTASSDTRFDVLPSNQPTDGEIRDNILKSPGFGQYFTDHMAHVRWTIDAEWHGHQVRPYGPLMLDPAASVLHYGQEIFEGIKAYRHADGSVWTFRPEKNAERFRRSARRLALPELSDEDFVGSLKALLAQDHAWVPTPSSNADECSLYLRPFMIASEAFLGVRPAHEVDYYVIASPAAAYFKGGIEPVSIWLSSHYKRAAPGGTGFAKCGGNYAASLAAQKEAAANGCSQVAFLDAAENKWIEELGGMNLFFVFKDGRLVTPRLTDTILEGVTRNSVLTLAKDEGLTPEERPISIDEWREGAASGEISEVFACGTAAVITPVGELVSEDERIRLAGDGSNEVAKRIRTKLLDLQYGRSEDKYGWLTQLA, from the coding sequence GTGCCCACTGCAAGTTCTGATACCCGTTTTGACGTGTTGCCGTCCAATCAGCCGACAGACGGCGAGATTCGCGACAACATTCTGAAGAGCCCCGGCTTTGGCCAGTATTTCACCGACCACATGGCCCACGTTCGCTGGACGATCGACGCCGAGTGGCACGGTCACCAGGTGCGCCCTTACGGGCCCTTGATGCTTGACCCCGCCGCCTCGGTGCTGCACTACGGCCAGGAAATCTTCGAAGGCATCAAGGCCTACCGTCACGCCGACGGCTCGGTCTGGACGTTCCGCCCCGAGAAGAACGCCGAGCGCTTTCGTCGCAGCGCCCGCCGCCTTGCGCTGCCGGAGCTTTCCGACGAGGACTTTGTTGGCTCGCTGAAAGCGCTGCTCGCTCAGGATCACGCCTGGGTGCCCACGCCCTCGAGCAATGCCGACGAGTGCAGCCTCTACCTGCGCCCGTTCATGATTGCCTCGGAAGCGTTTCTGGGCGTACGTCCTGCCCATGAGGTGGATTACTACGTGATTGCCTCGCCGGCCGCCGCCTATTTCAAAGGCGGGATTGAGCCCGTCTCCATCTGGCTGTCCTCCCATTACAAGCGCGCCGCGCCAGGCGGCACCGGCTTTGCCAAGTGCGGGGGCAACTATGCGGCCTCGCTGGCAGCGCAAAAGGAAGCGGCCGCCAATGGCTGCAGTCAGGTCGCGTTTTTGGATGCCGCCGAAAACAAGTGGATCGAGGAACTGGGCGGTATGAACCTGTTTTTCGTCTTCAAGGACGGTCGCCTGGTGACGCCCCGCCTGACCGACACCATTCTCGAAGGCGTCACGCGCAACTCGGTACTCACCCTGGCCAAAGACGAAGGCCTGACCCCGGAAGAACGCCCCATCAGCATCGACGAATGGCGCGAGGGAGCGGCCTCCGGCGAGATTAGCGAAGTCTTTGCCTGCGGCACGGCGGCGGTGATCACGCCAGTGGGCGAGTTGGTCAGCGAAGACGAGCGCATTCGTTTAGCAGGCGACGGCAGCAACGAGGTCGCTAAACGCATTCGTACCAAGCTGCTGGATCTGCAGTACGGGCGTAGCGAAGACAAATACGGCTGGCTCACCCAGTTGGCATAA
- a CDS encoding leucyl aminopeptidase, whose product MEFSVQTANPAKIETACLVVPVYKVPDHKSSDLLPAVAKLDDASEQLIGQLVASGDVDASLANVQLLPYAPGLGAERLLIVGLGEREKCHETAYLKALDAAMAALIKLPIDDASVMLTDVPLADRDTSWKARKVLESIERASYRFDQFKRNPAPAASLTQLNLMISNAADAEAARQGAHQGSAIGQGINYTRTLGNLPGNVCTPSYLADQAEQLGRESKGALDVDILDEEALAELGAGALLSVGRGSREPSRLIVMHYKGADNADEAPHVLIGKGITFDTGGISLKPGEGMDEMKFDMGGAASVFGTVKALLNIKPKLNLVFIVAAAENMPDGAATKPGDIITTLKGLTVEVLNTDAEGRLVLCDALTYAERFKPASVVDIATLTGAAIIALGHHATGLLSNDDDLALDLLDAGEGAWDRAWHLPLWDEYQEQLDSNFADLANIGGRPAGTITAACFLSRFAEHFPWAHLDIAGTAWHSGKQKGATGRPVGLLTQYLLDRENDAQVENGDD is encoded by the coding sequence ATGGAATTTTCCGTTCAAACGGCCAACCCTGCCAAAATAGAAACGGCCTGCCTGGTCGTTCCTGTTTACAAGGTACCTGACCACAAAAGTAGCGATTTATTGCCCGCCGTTGCCAAACTCGACGATGCCAGCGAACAGTTGATTGGCCAGCTTGTCGCCAGCGGCGACGTTGATGCCAGCCTCGCGAACGTTCAGCTACTGCCGTATGCCCCAGGACTGGGTGCCGAGCGCCTGCTAATTGTCGGCCTGGGCGAACGCGAAAAATGCCATGAAACGGCGTATCTGAAGGCACTGGATGCCGCCATGGCGGCGCTGATCAAACTGCCCATCGACGACGCCAGCGTCATGCTGACCGACGTGCCGCTTGCCGATCGCGATACGAGCTGGAAAGCTCGCAAAGTGCTCGAAAGCATCGAGCGTGCGAGCTACCGGTTTGATCAGTTCAAGCGCAACCCGGCACCAGCGGCCAGCCTAACGCAGTTGAACCTGATGATCAGCAACGCCGCCGACGCCGAGGCGGCCCGGCAGGGCGCCCACCAGGGTAGCGCCATCGGTCAGGGCATCAACTATACGCGTACGCTGGGCAATTTGCCGGGGAATGTGTGCACGCCCAGCTACTTGGCCGACCAGGCGGAGCAGCTTGGACGTGAATCCAAAGGCGCATTGGACGTCGACATTCTGGACGAGGAGGCACTTGCCGAATTAGGCGCAGGCGCCCTGTTATCGGTGGGGCGTGGCAGTCGCGAGCCAAGCCGCCTGATCGTCATGCACTACAAAGGGGCCGACAATGCGGATGAAGCCCCCCATGTCCTGATCGGCAAGGGCATCACCTTCGATACCGGCGGCATTTCGCTCAAGCCCGGCGAGGGCATGGACGAAATGAAATTCGATATGGGCGGTGCCGCCAGCGTGTTTGGCACGGTCAAGGCACTCCTCAACATCAAGCCCAAGCTCAACCTGGTGTTTATCGTTGCCGCGGCGGAAAACATGCCGGACGGCGCCGCCACCAAACCCGGCGATATCATCACCACGCTAAAAGGGCTGACGGTTGAAGTACTCAACACCGACGCCGAAGGCAGGCTAGTGCTGTGCGACGCGTTAACGTACGCCGAGCGATTCAAGCCAGCAAGCGTCGTCGATATCGCCACGCTCACCGGCGCAGCCATTATCGCCCTGGGCCATCACGCCACCGGCCTGCTCTCCAACGATGATGACCTCGCCCTTGACTTGCTCGATGCGGGCGAAGGAGCCTGGGACCGCGCTTGGCACCTGCCGCTGTGGGATGAATATCAGGAGCAGCTCGACTCCAACTTTGCCGACCTGGCCAATATCGGCGGCCGCCCGGCGGGGACGATTACGGCCGCCTGTTTCCTGTCGCGCTTTGCCGAGCACTTCCCCTGGGCGCATCTGGATATTGCGGGCACGGCCTGGCACTCGGGCAAGCAGAAAGGCGCCACTGGACGCCCTGTGGGGCTACTGACGCAATATCTGCTGGACCGCGAAAACGACGCCCAAGTCGAAAATGGCGACGACTGA
- the lptF gene encoding LPS export ABC transporter permease LptF produces the protein MILFRYLTREVLVTMSAVAGILLLVIMGSRFIRYFSDAAEGDFPVNILGSLMVYHLPGFMELILPLSFFLGILLAYGQLYMNSEITVMVACGMSPKRLLKVTLLPASAVAIAVGVCSLWLTPAGALQTAAIIEEQESRLDVSVLAPGRFQEFGGGRTAYISGFNDDGSEMQDVLVHEQRTPGDDAEHDYITRAESGYQETRMDTGSRFLVLNDGERYGVTPGQRNAERLTFEGYTLRLGLSRDRQELDSLEYATTLALWQDDNDRAQAQWQWRAGLPLMVFILAIMAQPLSRVNPRQGRFAKLLPAVFLYVAYLSLLLAAVDAVGSGAWSTTVGIWPVHGAFLVLGLLLIWHSQRKGMR, from the coding sequence TTGATCTTATTTCGCTATTTAACCCGAGAAGTTCTGGTCACCATGTCCGCTGTAGCGGGCATTTTGCTGTTGGTGATCATGGGCAGCCGCTTTATCCGCTATTTTTCCGACGCCGCGGAGGGGGACTTTCCGGTCAACATCCTGGGCAGCTTGATGGTCTATCACCTGCCGGGTTTCATGGAGCTTATCCTGCCGCTTTCGTTCTTTCTGGGCATACTGCTGGCTTATGGCCAGTTGTACATGAACAGCGAAATCACCGTTATGGTGGCCTGCGGCATGAGCCCCAAGCGGCTGCTCAAGGTGACGTTACTGCCCGCCTCGGCGGTGGCGATAGCGGTAGGCGTTTGTAGCCTTTGGCTGACACCGGCGGGCGCTCTGCAAACGGCTGCCATTATAGAAGAACAGGAAAGCCGATTGGACGTGTCGGTACTGGCGCCCGGCCGCTTCCAGGAGTTCGGCGGTGGGCGTACTGCCTATATCAGCGGTTTCAATGATGATGGGAGTGAAATGCAGGATGTTCTCGTCCACGAGCAACGCACGCCTGGCGATGATGCCGAACACGACTATATCACCAGGGCCGAGTCCGGCTATCAGGAAACGCGGATGGATACCGGGAGCCGCTTTCTGGTGCTTAATGACGGCGAGCGTTACGGTGTGACGCCAGGACAGCGAAACGCGGAACGCTTGACGTTCGAGGGTTACACGCTGCGGCTGGGGTTGAGCCGTGACCGCCAGGAGCTGGATTCGCTGGAGTACGCCACTACGCTGGCACTGTGGCAGGATGACAATGATCGCGCCCAGGCCCAATGGCAGTGGCGGGCCGGGTTGCCGCTGATGGTCTTTATTCTGGCGATCATGGCGCAGCCGCTTTCGCGAGTTAACCCTAGGCAAGGGCGCTTTGCCAAGTTGCTTCCCGCGGTCTTTTTATACGTTGCCTACCTGAGTTTATTGCTGGCAGCCGTTGACGCGGTAGGTAGCGGCGCGTGGTCCACCACCGTGGGTATCTGGCCCGTTCACGGCGCGTTTCTAGTCTTGGGGCTATTGCTAATCTGGCACTCGCAACGCAAGGGGATGCGCTGA
- the lptG gene encoding LPS export ABC transporter permease LptG: protein MIVDRLDRYIARNVLAAIVVVQFVLLGLDITIAYIDDLGDVQEGYSALDALFYLLMRTPWRFYQYAPVAVLIGALIGLGSMASSNELTVMRAAGRSLGRIVWSVMKPVLVVVVVVLMVAEYVSPRTEQYAEAWRLEQLQGEGAMLTSRSGWQVEGDSVYRFGAIRADNVVLDLTRYRFDEERLVEATHARRAHWDDGGWQLEDVATTRIFDDHTESEQADTLRWETDFTPLQLERLLRSVESQAPSELWAYARFLEEQGMQTDQPLLYFWQKMLMPLTMGSLVLIAASFVFGPLRTVAAGTRVFYGVVTGLVFKYVQDLLAPASTLFGFSPVWAVLVPTLACAAVGVYFLRRNG from the coding sequence ATGATCGTTGATCGCCTCGACCGCTATATTGCTCGCAATGTGCTGGCGGCCATTGTGGTGGTGCAGTTCGTCCTGCTCGGGTTGGATATCACCATCGCCTACATCGACGATCTGGGCGATGTGCAGGAAGGGTATTCGGCCCTGGATGCGCTGTTCTATTTGTTGATGCGTACCCCCTGGCGGTTTTACCAATACGCGCCGGTAGCGGTGCTGATAGGTGCGCTGATCGGCCTGGGCAGTATGGCGTCAAGCAACGAACTGACCGTGATGCGCGCGGCGGGACGTTCACTGGGACGTATTGTCTGGAGCGTGATGAAGCCCGTGTTGGTCGTCGTTGTTGTGGTGCTGATGGTGGCTGAGTATGTCAGCCCGCGCACCGAACAATATGCTGAAGCGTGGCGGCTTGAACAGCTTCAGGGTGAAGGCGCCATGTTGACCAGCCGCAGCGGCTGGCAGGTCGAGGGAGACAGCGTTTACCGCTTTGGCGCGATTCGGGCGGATAACGTGGTGCTCGACCTGACCCGCTACCGGTTCGATGAGGAGCGCCTTGTCGAAGCGACCCACGCGCGTCGCGCCCATTGGGACGATGGCGGGTGGCAGTTGGAAGATGTTGCCACCACGCGGATTTTTGATGATCACACCGAGTCTGAGCAAGCCGACACATTACGTTGGGAAACTGACTTTACGCCGCTGCAGTTGGAGCGACTGTTACGTTCGGTAGAAAGCCAGGCACCCAGCGAACTTTGGGCCTACGCGCGCTTCCTTGAAGAGCAAGGTATGCAGACGGACCAGCCGCTGCTGTATTTCTGGCAAAAAATGTTAATGCCGCTGACCATGGGGTCACTAGTGTTAATCGCCGCCTCGTTCGTGTTTGGTCCATTGCGTACCGTGGCGGCGGGCACACGAGTGTTTTACGGCGTGGTGACCGGGCTGGTCTTTAAATACGTTCAGGACTTGCTGGCACCGGCCTCGACGCTATTTGGTTTTTCCCCCGTCTGGGCGGTACTAGTACCTACGCTGGCTTGCGCCGCGGTGGGTGTGTATTTCTTGCGGCGCAACGGTTAA
- a CDS encoding RDD family protein, whose amino-acid sequence MTQRRFSQPANTRPAGLPPRLGAMLYDGLLVTAIWIAVTVAHLAFFRFVLGQKAEDIGTLGVDIWSLRLLLVLITTLFFVFFWQRGGMTLGMQAWRLRVQTLNGEAISLKQSLVRCLTAWLSLAALGIGYWWVLFDKHRRSWPDIASGTQTVKLPRH is encoded by the coding sequence ATGACCCAGCGACGTTTTTCTCAACCGGCCAATACAAGGCCCGCGGGATTGCCACCGCGTTTGGGCGCGATGCTCTACGATGGCTTGTTGGTCACTGCCATCTGGATCGCCGTGACGGTCGCCCACTTGGCGTTTTTCAGGTTTGTGCTAGGCCAAAAGGCAGAAGATATTGGCACCCTGGGCGTCGATATTTGGAGCCTGCGGCTGTTGCTGGTGCTGATCACAACGCTGTTTTTTGTTTTCTTCTGGCAGCGCGGTGGCATGACGCTGGGCATGCAAGCATGGCGGCTGCGCGTGCAAACCCTCAATGGAGAGGCCATTTCACTCAAGCAAAGTCTGGTGCGCTGCCTCACTGCTTGGCTTTCCCTGGCAGCGCTGGGAATAGGTTACTGGTGGGTGTTGTTTGATAAGCATCGTCGCAGCTGGCCGGACATCGCTTCCGGCACCCAGACCGTGAAATTACCCAGGCATTAA
- a CDS encoding (2Fe-2S)-binding protein yields MYVCVCKGVTDHQIRQQVSDGARSWQEVREATGCATQCGKCACFAKSVTREAVLEARMEANAGLAYAV; encoded by the coding sequence ATGTACGTGTGTGTGTGCAAGGGAGTAACTGACCATCAGATCCGCCAGCAGGTTAGCGACGGCGCGCGTAGCTGGCAGGAAGTCCGTGAAGCAACCGGCTGCGCCACCCAATGCGGCAAGTGCGCATGCTTCGCCAAATCGGTTACCCGCGAAGCGGTTCTTGAGGCTCGCATGGAAGCCAATGCGGGCTTGGCATACGCCGTGTGA
- the bfr gene encoding bacterioferritin yields MKGDPKVIEHLNIALGNELVAINQYFLHAKMYKDWGLKSLAKWEYDESIEEMQHADKLIERILFLEGIPNLQDLGKLYIGENVKEMLESDLKIEHDGRNDYIEAITYCESVKDYVTRDLLRDLLADEEDHIDHIETELGLIDKVGIQNYMQRQMQMAGDE; encoded by the coding sequence ATGAAAGGTGATCCGAAAGTAATTGAGCATCTCAATATTGCACTTGGCAACGAACTGGTTGCGATCAACCAGTATTTTTTGCACGCCAAAATGTACAAAGATTGGGGCCTCAAGTCACTCGCGAAATGGGAATACGATGAGTCCATCGAAGAGATGCAGCACGCTGATAAACTGATCGAGCGTATCCTGTTCCTCGAAGGCATTCCCAATCTGCAGGATCTCGGCAAGCTGTACATCGGTGAAAACGTCAAAGAGATGCTCGAAAGCGATCTAAAGATCGAGCACGATGGCCGCAACGATTACATCGAAGCCATTACCTATTGCGAGAGCGTTAAAGATTACGTTACCCGCGATTTGCTGCGCGATCTGCTCGCCGACGAAGAAGATCATATCGACCACATCGAAACCGAGCTTGGTCTGATCGATAAGGTGGGTATTCAGAATTATATGCAGCGCCAGATGCAGATGGCAGGCGACGAGTAA
- the sodC gene encoding superoxide dismutase family protein, whose protein sequence is MRYAALLGGLSASLLLVATAQANDSMDVEMHKISAEGVEESIGSIKLEDTEHGLLLTPDLSDLEAGPHGFHVHQNPSCEAQENDSGHMTAGLYAGGHYDPEETGSHKGPYEDGHLGDLPVLIVDEDGNATLPVLAPRLSVEDIQNRSIMIHEGGDNYSDDPEALGGGGSRVGCGIVESSDDSE, encoded by the coding sequence ATGCGTTATGCAGCATTACTCGGCGGTCTTTCCGCTTCACTACTGCTCGTCGCTACTGCTCAGGCTAACGACAGCATGGATGTAGAAATGCACAAAATCAGCGCCGAAGGCGTTGAGGAGTCCATCGGCAGCATCAAGCTGGAAGACACTGAACATGGCCTGCTATTGACGCCTGACCTCAGCGACCTGGAGGCTGGCCCCCACGGCTTTCACGTACACCAGAACCCAAGCTGCGAGGCCCAGGAAAACGACAGTGGCCACATGACCGCAGGGCTTTATGCCGGGGGCCATTATGACCCCGAAGAAACTGGCAGCCACAAAGGACCATACGAAGACGGCCATTTAGGGGATTTACCTGTACTTATCGTGGATGAAGATGGCAACGCCACCCTGCCTGTCCTCGCGCCGCGCTTGAGTGTCGAGGATATACAAAACCGCAGCATCATGATTCACGAAGGGGGCGATAACTATTCGGATGACCCTGAAGCACTGGGCGGCGGTGGAAGCCGCGTAGGCTGCGGAATAGTGGAATCCTCTGACGACAGTGAATAA
- the tcdA gene encoding tRNA cyclic N6-threonylcarbamoyladenosine(37) synthase TcdA — protein sequence MASADYDFRFGGIRRLYGQRAADVFRHAHVVVVGVGGVGSWTVEALARSGIGKLTLIDLDDVCVSNVNRQLHALDGTIGKPKVEVLAERCRLIAPEMEIIADTAFVTPSNLADRLPTDADHVVDAIDSVIAKAALIAWCKRRKIQITVTGAAGGQTDPTKIKVADLTRTEHDPLLAKVRSQLRRDYGFSRNPKRRFSVECVYSDEQLVYPSGDGEVCLQKPGSGDATRLDCASGFGAATFVTGTFGFVAASKVLERLAKKANQPAVANATQKEAL from the coding sequence ATGGCGTCTGCGGACTACGATTTTCGCTTTGGCGGGATTCGCCGCCTTTATGGTCAGCGTGCCGCGGATGTATTTCGCCATGCCCATGTGGTGGTGGTTGGCGTTGGTGGGGTAGGCAGTTGGACGGTTGAGGCGCTGGCGCGCTCGGGCATTGGCAAGCTGACGCTGATCGACCTGGACGACGTATGTGTCTCCAACGTCAACCGCCAGCTCCACGCGCTGGATGGCACTATCGGCAAGCCCAAGGTTGAAGTTCTGGCCGAGCGCTGCCGTCTGATTGCCCCCGAGATGGAGATTATCGCCGACACTGCCTTTGTGACGCCCAGTAATCTGGCCGATCGACTCCCTACGGACGCCGACCATGTGGTGGATGCCATCGACAGCGTGATCGCTAAGGCGGCGCTTATCGCCTGGTGCAAGCGGCGCAAAATCCAGATTACGGTGACGGGGGCTGCGGGCGGACAAACCGATCCCACCAAGATTAAAGTGGCGGATTTAACGCGCACCGAGCACGATCCGCTACTTGCCAAAGTGCGCTCGCAACTGCGCCGGGATTACGGCTTCTCCCGCAATCCCAAGCGACGTTTCTCGGTGGAGTGCGTCTACTCCGATGAACAGCTTGTTTACCCGAGCGGCGATGGCGAGGTGTGCCTGCAAAAGCCCGGTAGCGGCGACGCTACGCGTCTGGACTGCGCCTCAGGCTTTGGTGCCGCCACCTTTGTCACCGGCACGTTCGGTTTTGTCGCTGCCTCTAAAGTGCTCGAACGACTCGCCAAAAAAGCCAACCAGCCAGCCGTCGCAAACGCCACTCAAAAGGAAGCTTTATGA
- a CDS encoding DUF1653 domain-containing protein, with product MNAPVPGIYRHYKGSLYEVLGTAQHSETEEPLVVYRALYGDYGLWVRPLEMFTETVTKEGQTQPRFALEKAFS from the coding sequence ATGAACGCTCCCGTCCCCGGTATTTATCGTCATTATAAAGGCAGTCTTTACGAAGTGCTCGGCACCGCCCAGCACAGTGAAACTGAAGAACCGCTGGTTGTGTATCGCGCCCTGTATGGCGACTACGGTCTCTGGGTGCGCCCGCTTGAGATGTTTACCGAGACGGTCACCAAAGAGGGTCAGACCCAGCCCCGTTTTGCGTTGGAAAAAGCGTTTTCGTGA
- a CDS encoding MBL fold metallo-hydrolase — MKTFALSQHKGEGTPDVAGFFDPRTFSVQYVVSDPATKQCAIIDPVLDFDEKSGATATFSADKLLAYIEQEGLSVAWILDTHPHADHFSAANYLQQKTGAPTAIGQHVTKVQALWKEIYHWPEMPTDGRQWDTLFAQGDTFEIGKLCGRVLYSPGHTLASITYVIGDTAFVHDTLFQPDFGTARADFPGGSAKALWESIQQILSLPGETRLFTGHDYMPDDREPQWESSVAEQRANNPHLVGKNQDDYIALRRKRDSELPMPKLILHALQVNTQGGRLPKPEANGKRYLKIPLDALEGAAWD, encoded by the coding sequence ATGAAGACCTTCGCGCTTTCCCAGCACAAGGGAGAAGGCACGCCGGACGTCGCCGGTTTTTTTGATCCCCGTACCTTTAGCGTTCAGTACGTAGTGAGCGACCCTGCGACCAAGCAGTGCGCGATTATTGACCCGGTGCTGGATTTTGACGAGAAATCCGGCGCAACGGCGACCTTTAGCGCTGACAAGTTGCTGGCTTATATTGAGCAAGAAGGGCTTTCGGTTGCCTGGATTCTGGATACCCATCCCCACGCCGACCACTTTTCGGCGGCCAACTATTTACAACAAAAAACCGGTGCGCCAACGGCCATTGGTCAGCACGTCACTAAAGTGCAGGCGCTGTGGAAGGAGATCTATCACTGGCCGGAGATGCCCACCGATGGCCGCCAGTGGGACACGCTATTTGCGCAAGGCGATACGTTTGAAATAGGTAAGCTATGCGGCCGAGTACTGTATTCACCGGGCCACACGCTGGCCTCGATTACCTATGTGATCGGCGATACGGCGTTTGTTCACGATACCCTGTTTCAGCCGGATTTTGGCACCGCAAGGGCGGATTTCCCTGGAGGCAGTGCCAAAGCGCTTTGGGAGTCCATCCAGCAGATTCTTTCCTTACCTGGCGAAACGCGGCTGTTCACCGGCCACGACTATATGCCTGATGATCGCGAGCCACAGTGGGAAAGCAGCGTCGCCGAGCAGCGGGCCAACAATCCGCACCTGGTGGGCAAAAACCAGGATGACTACATAGCGTTGCGCCGCAAGCGTGATAGCGAACTGCCCATGCCCAAGCTGATTCTCCACGCGCTGCAGGTCAACACCCAAGGCGGACGCCTGCCGAAGCCGGAAGCTAACGGCAAACGCTACCTGAAAATTCCGCTGGATGCCCTGGAAGGTGCGGCATGGGATTAA
- a CDS encoding helix-turn-helix transcriptional regulator, with the protein MAFFSFSTDDFAPCERIEAAQDIYSAMAQVRLDAPRKQVPHVETRIRLLPGISIARVTASSLHAARETPQVADGNDDITLLIHPGGPGGWLSHLQAHDSLACTPGRARVVYNHQSGSVDFHGERVNFLSVAFSRTQLAPMLGDMDRLPKHLLLPSESLQHLSQLSLALTKCPDALDGQPTSQLTNQLLDLACLALGATPEASEHAQRGGLREARLKAIKADINVHARTQITLNDLARRHAVSPSYIRALFNNADTSFTDYLVEQRLQRAFSALTSSHSAQRSVSDIALHSGFNHLSWFYRAFKQRFGVTPGEARNISAC; encoded by the coding sequence ATGGCTTTTTTTTCATTTTCAACAGACGACTTTGCCCCCTGCGAACGCATCGAGGCAGCTCAGGATATTTACAGTGCTATGGCGCAAGTACGGCTTGATGCGCCCAGGAAGCAGGTTCCGCATGTTGAAACACGCATAAGGCTACTGCCGGGAATTTCCATCGCTCGAGTGACCGCATCATCACTGCATGCGGCACGTGAAACCCCACAAGTTGCTGATGGTAACGATGATATTACGCTTTTAATCCACCCTGGAGGCCCAGGTGGCTGGCTCTCTCACCTCCAAGCCCATGATTCTCTTGCCTGCACGCCGGGCAGAGCCCGCGTCGTCTATAACCATCAGTCAGGTAGCGTCGACTTTCACGGCGAGCGGGTCAACTTCCTGAGCGTTGCGTTTTCACGCACGCAGCTGGCGCCGATGCTTGGCGATATGGATCGCCTGCCCAAACACCTGCTTTTGCCCAGCGAATCATTACAGCACCTTAGCCAACTCTCGCTGGCGCTGACAAAATGCCCCGATGCGCTTGACGGTCAGCCCACCTCGCAATTGACCAACCAACTGCTCGACCTTGCGTGCCTGGCACTCGGCGCTACACCGGAGGCAAGCGAGCATGCCCAGCGTGGTGGCCTGCGTGAGGCGCGATTGAAAGCCATTAAAGCCGATATTAACGTTCATGCCAGGACACAGATCACCTTAAATGACCTGGCACGACGCCATGCTGTATCGCCAAGCTATATCCGGGCGCTGTTCAATAATGCGGACACTTCCTTTACCGACTACCTGGTTGAACAGCGTCTTCAACGCGCGTTTAGTGCGCTGACGTCTTCCCACTCGGCACAACGTTCGGTGAGCGACATCGCCCTGCACTCGGGTTTCAATCACCTTTCCTGGTTTTACCGCGCGTTCAAGCAGCGTTTTGGGGTCACGCCAGGGGAGGCTCGAAATATTAGCGCTTGCTGA